In the Breoghania sp. genome, GTCCTGGCACACATCCGGCGAGATCATGGTTTTCGTGATCCTGGGCGGGGTGGGGCGGCTTTTCGGGCCGCTGGCGGGCGCAGCGCTCTATATTCTGCTGGAACACAGCCTCGGCGGGGTTTCGGAATACTGGCAATTCATGCTGGGCGGGTTGTTGTTGCTGGTCGTGCTGTTTGCGCGCGGCGGGCTTGTCGGGCTCTTTGCCGGGGAGCGCCGTCATGGATGAGCCGGTTCTCGATATTCGCGGCATTTCCAAGACCTTCGGCGCGCTGAAGGCGAGCGACAATGTCAGCCTCGATCTGCGCCCCGGCGAAATCCATGCGCTGATCGGGCCGAACGGGGCGGGCAAATCCACGCTGATCAAGCAGATCGCGGGCGAATTGACGCCCGACGAGGGCACCATCCATCTGGCTGGGTGGGACGTGACCGGTCTCGATGCGGCGGCGCGGGCGCGCGCGGGCCTTGCGCGCAGCTATCAGGTCTCATCCGTTGTCGGTGAATTCACGGTTCTGCAAAACGTCATGCTGGCGGTACAGGGTCGGCTCAGGCGGACCTATCGGTTTTTCCTGCCCGCGCTCAGGGACAAGCGGCTGGTGGAACCGGCCATGGCGGCGCTGGAGCGGG is a window encoding:
- a CDS encoding ABC transporter ATP-binding protein, which encodes MDEPVLDIRGISKTFGALKASDNVSLDLRPGEIHALIGPNGAGKSTLIKQIAGELTPDEGTIHLAGWDVTGLDAAARARAGLARSYQVSSVVGEFTVLQNVMLAVQGRLRRTYRFFLPALRDKRLVEPAMAALERVDLAYRADMRASDISHGERRALEMTIAMAQEPKVFLLDEPMAGMGQDGSKQMTELLDGLRREAPILLVEHDMEAVFALADRISVLVYGQIIASGTVDAVRNDPLVRAAYLGDADA